A stretch of the Sorangium aterium genome encodes the following:
- a CDS encoding ribonuclease D — MVEREGELARLVERAARADALAVDVEANGLFAYRARLCTVQLAFREGDEIAIGVVDALRVPVAPLAPLLGAAGPPKVLHDLTFDARMLAEAGAPLAGAHDTSVAARMLGCAATGLAALLLSELDVKVDKQLQQHDWGRRPIEDAELRYLADDVRHLLSLRARLAERSRALGIDEEIEEECAYKLASALGPPRDPRPAYARIKGAQALDPQGRAILRRLVAAREAVAEGADVPSFKIVASEVLLELAQRRPASADDVRAIRGAAAGRAAACVAAWLRAIEQGCSDGDVPEEERALFQQSRPPRKELAARRAVETRIAAWRRAEAKARKVDEQVVLPGHCAQDLAEIALATAHARDEAIAAAIARIPGLGAGRLARYGRALAALVAAAQPGEPPAAVT; from the coding sequence CTGGTCGAGCGCGAAGGCGAGCTCGCCCGGCTGGTCGAGCGCGCCGCCCGCGCCGACGCGCTCGCGGTCGACGTGGAGGCCAACGGGCTGTTCGCGTACCGGGCGCGGCTCTGCACGGTCCAGCTCGCCTTTCGCGAGGGGGACGAGATCGCGATCGGGGTGGTCGACGCGCTCCGGGTGCCTGTCGCGCCGCTCGCGCCGCTCCTCGGGGCCGCTGGTCCGCCCAAGGTGCTGCACGACCTCACCTTCGACGCGCGCATGCTCGCCGAGGCGGGCGCGCCGCTCGCGGGCGCGCACGACACCTCGGTCGCCGCGCGCATGCTGGGGTGCGCGGCGACGGGGCTCGCCGCGCTGCTCCTGTCGGAGCTCGACGTGAAGGTCGACAAGCAGCTCCAGCAGCACGACTGGGGGCGCAGGCCGATCGAGGACGCCGAGCTGCGCTACCTGGCCGACGACGTGCGCCACCTGCTCTCGCTCCGCGCGCGGCTCGCCGAGCGCAGCCGCGCCCTCGGGATCGACGAGGAGATCGAGGAGGAGTGCGCCTACAAGCTCGCGAGCGCCCTCGGGCCGCCGCGCGATCCGCGGCCCGCTTACGCGCGCATCAAGGGGGCCCAGGCGCTCGATCCGCAGGGCCGGGCGATCCTGCGGCGGCTCGTGGCGGCGCGCGAGGCGGTCGCCGAGGGGGCCGACGTGCCCTCCTTCAAGATCGTCGCCAGCGAGGTGCTGCTCGAGCTCGCGCAGCGGAGGCCCGCCAGCGCAGACGACGTGCGCGCGATCCGCGGGGCCGCGGCGGGCCGCGCGGCCGCGTGCGTCGCGGCGTGGCTCCGCGCGATCGAGCAAGGGTGCAGCGACGGCGACGTGCCCGAGGAGGAGCGCGCCCTCTTCCAGCAAAGCCGCCCGCCCCGGAAGGAGCTCGCCGCGCGGCGCGCGGTGGAGACCCGGATCGCGGCGTGGCGCAGGGCGGAAGCGAAGGCGCGGAAGGTGGACGAGCAGGTCGTGCTGCCCGGTCACTGCGCGCAGGATCTCGCGGAGATCGCGCTGGCGACGGCCCACGCCCGGGACGAGGCGATCGCCGCCGCGATCGCGCGCATCCCGGGGCTCGGCGCGGGGCGGCTCGCGCGCTACGGCCGCGCGCTCGCGGCGCTCGTGGCCGCGGCGCAGCCGGGCGAGCCGCCTGCAGCCGTGACGTAG
- a CDS encoding glycosyltransferase family 4 protein codes for MRVLLITKIFPNAVHPDEAPYNRRQFAALSRYCDVRVLATIPWFPGIERLSKWPIGASAPREEVIEGLPVRHPRYLYVPRVAPALNGPLYAASMLPELIGRGPLPDVIVGAFAYPDGFAAVCLGRLLGVPAVIKTHGSDIDVIPRDPRMRRPLGWGLTRAARVVTVSRKLADGVAALGVPRDRIDIVMNGVDVKTFQPRNRAEARAALGKSPSSRLIVFVGHLSRDKGVLDLVEAFEQLAPVHPDIELALVGSGAEEQACRAAAARLGGRLTVTGYLPHDQVSLWLGACDALALPSKHEGTPNVLLEALASGRRVVATSVGGIPDVLCSPELGELIPPGNRGVLMDALLRAARADYDPARIAELAGRRDWDDSARALHESLLRARGEPLSSTGGRETGDAPFGAPASKGGFENGAARTGVSLN; via the coding sequence ATGCGCGTTTTGCTGATCACGAAGATCTTCCCGAACGCGGTTCACCCGGACGAGGCGCCGTACAATCGGCGGCAGTTCGCCGCGCTGTCGCGCTACTGCGACGTCCGGGTGCTCGCGACGATCCCGTGGTTCCCCGGCATCGAGCGCCTCTCGAAGTGGCCTATCGGCGCCAGCGCGCCGCGCGAAGAGGTCATCGAGGGGCTGCCGGTCCGGCATCCGCGGTACCTCTATGTGCCGAGGGTCGCGCCCGCCCTGAACGGCCCGCTGTATGCGGCGTCGATGCTCCCGGAGCTCATCGGGCGCGGTCCGTTGCCCGACGTCATCGTCGGGGCTTTCGCCTACCCGGACGGCTTTGCCGCGGTCTGTCTGGGGCGATTGCTCGGGGTGCCGGCCGTGATCAAGACGCACGGCTCGGACATCGACGTGATCCCGCGCGACCCGCGGATGCGACGGCCGCTCGGCTGGGGGCTCACGCGCGCTGCCCGGGTGGTCACGGTCAGCCGCAAGCTCGCGGACGGGGTCGCGGCGCTCGGCGTGCCGCGCGATCGCATCGACATCGTCATGAACGGCGTCGACGTGAAGACGTTCCAGCCTCGCAACCGCGCCGAGGCGCGCGCCGCGCTCGGCAAGTCGCCGAGCTCGCGGCTGATCGTCTTCGTCGGCCACCTGAGCCGCGACAAGGGCGTGCTCGATCTGGTCGAGGCGTTCGAGCAGCTCGCGCCTGTCCACCCGGACATCGAGCTGGCGCTCGTCGGCAGCGGCGCCGAGGAGCAGGCGTGCAGGGCCGCCGCCGCCCGGCTGGGCGGGCGGCTGACGGTGACCGGCTACTTGCCGCACGACCAGGTGTCGCTGTGGCTCGGCGCGTGCGACGCTCTGGCGCTCCCGAGCAAGCACGAGGGGACGCCCAACGTCCTGCTCGAGGCGCTCGCCTCGGGGCGCCGCGTGGTCGCGACGAGCGTGGGAGGCATCCCCGACGTCCTGTGCAGCCCCGAGCTCGGCGAGCTCATCCCGCCGGGGAACCGGGGCGTGCTGATGGATGCGCTGCTCCGCGCCGCCCGGGCCGACTACGACCCGGCGCGGATCGCGGAGCTCGCCGGCAGGCGCGACTGGGATGACAGCGCGCGCGCCCTCCACGAGTCGCTCCTGCGCGCCCGCGGCGAGCCCCTGTCGAGCACCGGCGGTCGGGAGACGGGCGACGCGCCCTTCGGCGCCCCGGCCTCGAAGGGCGGGTTCGAGAACGGCGCCGCCCGGACGGGCGTCTCCCTGAACTAG
- a CDS encoding matrixin family metalloprotease produces the protein MRRSDLAPRPAGARHPARANAIAAACSALVAAALAYPGDALAYCRTSVCPPEKTPSGKAETAAVCTPPQGSDCGTPLAWPAPCVSYSLQEDASAQVSLQEAESIFEEAFAAWTEADCGDGQTPRMEVTYLGPVACAAHEYNKAKANANIIMFRDDGWPYADSGNTLALTTVTYHLKTGEIYDADMEINSLALSQGADGVAFDLLSIATHEAGHFLGLSHSIEHDATMFANYRSSLRDLSQDDRDGICAVYPPGEPIEGCDPTPRHGFSSLCAADQPAVKESGGCAAARRGNAGQDGRGGGLVLAALALVGVVARARRGAASRAGREEAC, from the coding sequence ATGCGCAGAAGTGACCTCGCGCCCCGCCCCGCGGGCGCGCGCCACCCCGCGCGGGCCAACGCCATCGCCGCAGCCTGCAGCGCGCTCGTCGCCGCGGCGCTCGCCTACCCCGGGGACGCCCTGGCCTACTGCCGCACGAGCGTCTGTCCGCCGGAGAAGACGCCGTCGGGCAAGGCGGAGACCGCGGCGGTGTGCACGCCGCCGCAGGGCTCCGACTGCGGCACCCCGCTCGCCTGGCCTGCGCCGTGCGTGAGCTACTCCCTCCAGGAGGACGCCTCCGCCCAGGTGTCGCTCCAGGAGGCGGAGTCGATCTTCGAGGAGGCGTTCGCGGCGTGGACGGAGGCCGACTGCGGCGACGGGCAGACCCCGCGCATGGAGGTCACCTACCTGGGCCCTGTCGCGTGCGCCGCGCACGAGTACAACAAGGCCAAGGCGAACGCGAACATCATCATGTTCCGGGACGACGGGTGGCCGTACGCCGACAGCGGGAACACCCTCGCGCTCACGACCGTCACCTACCACCTCAAGACCGGCGAGATCTACGACGCGGACATGGAGATCAACTCGTTGGCGCTCTCCCAGGGAGCCGACGGCGTCGCGTTCGACCTCCTGAGCATCGCCACCCACGAGGCCGGCCATTTCCTCGGGCTCTCGCACTCGATCGAGCACGACGCGACCATGTTCGCCAACTACCGCTCTTCGCTCCGCGACCTCTCCCAGGACGACCGCGACGGGATCTGCGCGGTGTACCCGCCCGGGGAGCCGATCGAGGGCTGCGACCCCACGCCGCGCCACGGCTTCTCTTCGCTGTGCGCCGCGGATCAGCCCGCGGTGAAGGAGTCGGGCGGCTGCGCCGCGGCGCGGCGCGGCAACGCTGGCCAGGACGGGCGCGGTGGAGGGCTCGTCCTCGCCGCGCTCGCGCTGGTCGGCGTGGTCGCGCGGGCCCGGCGCGGCGCGGCCTCGCGGGCGGGCCGCGAGGAGGCCTGCTGA
- a CDS encoding thiazole synthase → MTSDALTIGRYTFTSRLFVGTGKYKDLDETRRALEASGAEVVTVALRRVNLKERGEGSMMSLLQQGRVTILPNTAGCYTVEDAVRTCRLARELGLSELVKLEVIGDERTLFPDNEATLEAARILVKEGFTVLPYCMDDPIVCRKLEDIGCAAVMPLAAPIGSGLGIRNPYNLMIIRETAKVPVIVDAGVGTASDAAVAMELGCDGVLMNTAIAGARDPILMAQAMKDAVRAGRMAYLAGRMPKKLYATASSPEQGKIAAL, encoded by the coding sequence ATGACGAGCGACGCGTTGACGATCGGCAGATACACGTTCACTTCCCGCCTCTTCGTGGGGACGGGCAAGTACAAGGACCTGGATGAGACCCGTCGCGCGCTCGAAGCGTCCGGCGCGGAGGTGGTCACGGTGGCCCTCCGCCGCGTCAATCTGAAGGAGCGGGGCGAGGGGTCGATGATGTCGCTGCTCCAGCAGGGACGCGTCACGATCCTGCCGAACACGGCCGGTTGCTATACCGTCGAGGATGCGGTCCGCACCTGCCGGCTCGCGCGCGAGCTCGGTCTGTCCGAGCTCGTGAAGCTCGAAGTCATCGGCGACGAACGGACGCTGTTCCCGGACAACGAGGCGACGCTCGAGGCGGCGCGGATCCTGGTGAAGGAGGGGTTCACCGTGCTGCCCTACTGCATGGATGACCCGATCGTCTGTCGTAAGCTGGAAGACATCGGGTGCGCGGCCGTGATGCCCCTGGCGGCGCCGATCGGCAGCGGGCTCGGCATCCGCAACCCGTACAACCTGATGATCATCCGAGAGACAGCAAAGGTGCCGGTGATCGTGGACGCGGGAGTCGGGACAGCGAGCGACGCCGCGGTGGCGATGGAGCTCGGGTGTGATGGGGTATTGATGAACACGGCCATCGCGGGCGCGCGGGACCCGATCCTGATGGCGCAGGCGATGAAGGACGCGGTGAGGGCCGGTCGGATGGCGTATCTCGCGGGGCGGATGCCGAAGAAGCTCTATGCGACGGCCTCGTCGCCGGAGCAGGGCAAGATCGCCGCGCTGTAG
- a CDS encoding glycosyltransferase family 4 protein, whose protein sequence is MSKPNVCMVVNNLEVGGLEKVVLSLLDRLGDHGFDLSLICLDGEGRLFSEVKLPRSKCLVITKDLRPVLPGLKSDPEALLWIRRFFHQRSVDIVHVHNRAPLIFAGFAARLLRDRPAVLYSEHNQINRAKGFDRRKFGYYAYLADEMVAVSHDLRRILVDDVKVRAPVRVIHNGIDGARFARARESGAGARIRAELGIGEREFVFGCAVVHIEQKGLRYLLEAAPEVLRRAPEARFVIAGDGPLRAELEQRARDAGLGDRVIFPGYRSDVPELVSAFDAYVLPSLWEGLPLALLEALALGKPIVASRVGGVPEIVEHGVDGFLVPSKDPGALAEHLSRVARDGELRERARARGPAKFTEQFSLEAMVDAHVRLFDELIARRRGVDAPSRARAWSTPAGASGPAAGRDDGNQRVGHRAGLDV, encoded by the coding sequence ATGAGCAAGCCCAACGTCTGCATGGTCGTGAACAACCTCGAGGTCGGCGGGCTCGAGAAGGTGGTGCTGAGCCTCCTCGATCGCCTCGGCGATCACGGCTTCGACCTCTCGCTGATCTGCCTCGACGGCGAGGGGCGGCTCTTCTCGGAGGTCAAGCTCCCCCGCTCGAAGTGCCTCGTGATCACGAAGGATCTGCGGCCGGTGCTGCCGGGCCTCAAGAGCGATCCGGAGGCGCTGCTCTGGATCCGGCGCTTCTTTCACCAGCGCTCGGTCGATATCGTCCATGTCCACAACCGTGCTCCGCTCATCTTCGCTGGCTTCGCCGCGCGCCTGCTCCGGGATCGGCCGGCGGTCCTTTACTCGGAGCACAACCAGATCAACCGGGCGAAGGGCTTCGATCGGCGCAAGTTCGGCTACTACGCCTACCTCGCCGACGAGATGGTCGCGGTGTCGCACGACCTCAGGCGCATCCTTGTCGACGACGTGAAGGTCCGCGCGCCCGTCCGGGTCATCCACAACGGCATCGACGGGGCGCGCTTCGCCCGCGCCCGCGAGAGCGGCGCGGGCGCGCGCATCCGCGCGGAGCTCGGCATCGGCGAGCGGGAGTTCGTGTTCGGGTGCGCCGTCGTGCACATCGAGCAGAAGGGGCTCCGCTACCTCCTCGAGGCGGCGCCCGAGGTGCTGCGGCGCGCCCCGGAGGCGCGCTTCGTCATCGCCGGCGACGGCCCGCTCCGGGCGGAGCTGGAGCAGCGCGCCAGGGACGCGGGGCTCGGCGACCGGGTGATCTTCCCCGGATATCGCTCGGACGTGCCGGAGCTGGTCTCCGCGTTCGACGCCTACGTGCTCCCGTCGCTCTGGGAGGGGCTGCCGCTCGCGCTGCTCGAGGCGCTCGCGCTCGGCAAGCCGATCGTGGCGAGCCGCGTCGGCGGCGTCCCCGAGATCGTCGAGCACGGCGTCGACGGGTTCCTCGTCCCGTCGAAGGACCCTGGCGCGCTGGCCGAGCACCTCTCGCGCGTCGCCCGCGACGGAGAGCTCCGCGAGCGCGCGCGCGCGCGCGGCCCCGCGAAGTTCACCGAGCAGTTCAGCCTGGAAGCGATGGTCGACGCGCACGTGCGCCTGTTCGACGAGCTCATCGCCAGGCGGCGCGGGGTCGACGCCCCGTCCCGGGCGCGCGCGTGGTCGACGCCCGCCGGGGCCTCCGGGCCGGCCGCTGGACGGGACGACGGCAACCAGCGGGTCGGTCATCGAGCCGGTCTGGACGTGTAA
- a CDS encoding Uma2 family endonuclease — MSAQHPLFPGNAPEVEAAFQAVPDEMVAEILDGELHTFPRPARPHTRTASRLGRRLGPFDDDPGEPGGWVILDEPELHLGPRPDKVVPDLAGWRRERMPDALGPEDAPAHYNVAPDWVCEVISPRTERVDRGKKMRIYRREGVRHAWLINPVAQTLEVYRLDDGPWSLLDTYEGDEIVRPEPFEAVELPLASLWAR, encoded by the coding sequence ATGAGCGCGCAGCACCCGCTATTTCCAGGCAATGCGCCCGAGGTCGAGGCCGCGTTCCAGGCCGTGCCTGACGAGATGGTCGCCGAGATCCTCGACGGGGAGCTGCACACGTTTCCGAGGCCGGCGCGGCCGCATACGCGCACGGCGTCGCGGCTGGGCCGTCGCCTCGGGCCGTTCGATGACGATCCGGGCGAGCCTGGCGGATGGGTGATCCTCGACGAACCCGAGCTCCACCTGGGACCACGGCCCGACAAGGTCGTGCCCGATCTCGCCGGCTGGCGCCGCGAGCGCATGCCCGACGCCCTCGGGCCCGAGGACGCGCCCGCGCATTACAACGTCGCGCCCGACTGGGTCTGCGAGGTGATCTCCCCGCGCACCGAGCGCGTCGACCGGGGCAAGAAGATGCGGATCTACCGGCGCGAAGGGGTCCGCCACGCCTGGCTGATCAACCCGGTCGCGCAGACGCTCGAGGTCTACCGGCTCGACGACGGCCCGTGGTCCTTGCTCGACACCTACGAAGGCGACGAGATCGTACGTCCCGAGCCGTTCGAGGCGGTCGAGCTGCCGCTCGCCTCGCTCTGGGCGCGGTAG
- a CDS encoding thiamine phosphate synthase — translation MLTPKLTLITQAADVPEPVLLARLSAFGALPPEARARVAVQLRDPELSGAALHALGGRLRDATAALGASFVVNDRVDLALLLGADGVHLGRRSVAVADARALLGAGAFVSVACHSVDEVLRAAEAGADAAVLSPIFATPGKGPPLGLAALREARARLAAASRGVALLALGGIDAASAPACLAAGADGVAAIRADFGGALPAPLTG, via the coding sequence ATGCTGACCCCGAAGTTGACCCTGATCACCCAGGCGGCGGACGTCCCGGAGCCGGTCCTGCTCGCGCGGCTCTCGGCCTTCGGCGCCCTGCCCCCCGAGGCCCGCGCCCGCGTGGCGGTGCAGCTCCGCGATCCCGAGCTCTCGGGCGCGGCGCTCCACGCGCTCGGCGGGCGGCTGCGCGACGCCACCGCCGCGCTCGGCGCCTCGTTCGTCGTCAACGATCGCGTGGATCTGGCGCTCCTCCTCGGCGCGGACGGCGTTCACCTGGGCCGCCGCTCGGTCGCGGTGGCCGACGCGCGCGCCCTGCTCGGGGCCGGCGCGTTCGTCTCCGTCGCGTGCCACAGCGTCGACGAGGTGCTCCGGGCGGCCGAGGCCGGCGCGGACGCCGCGGTGCTCTCGCCGATCTTCGCGACGCCAGGCAAGGGCCCGCCGCTCGGCCTCGCGGCGCTGCGCGAGGCGCGGGCCCGCCTGGCCGCGGCCTCGCGCGGCGTCGCGCTCCTCGCCCTGGGCGGCATCGACGCGGCCTCGGCGCCGGCCTGCCTCGCGGCGGGCGCGGACGGGGTAGCCGCCATCCGCGCCGACTTCGGCGGCGCGCTGCCGGCGCCGCTCACGGGGTGA
- a CDS encoding tetratricopeptide repeat protein, with the protein MPLVFTGFRAAFGSIAIFAAVAQAPYQCASEVDPDRRVYEDPSEALYALAERFEASGDRRARVDTLRFLVDRYPASRFARMARQDLDALGEAVAPAERPPGDGAR; encoded by the coding sequence ATGCCGCTCGTGTTCACCGGCTTCCGCGCGGCCTTCGGCTCCATCGCGATCTTCGCCGCCGTCGCGCAGGCTCCTTACCAGTGCGCGAGCGAGGTCGACCCGGATCGCCGCGTGTACGAGGACCCGAGCGAGGCCCTGTACGCGCTGGCCGAGCGCTTCGAGGCGAGCGGTGATCGCCGTGCCCGGGTCGACACGCTGCGTTTCCTTGTCGATCGGTATCCTGCGAGCCGGTTCGCCCGGATGGCCCGGCAGGATCTCGATGCGCTCGGCGAGGCGGTCGCCCCGGCAGAGCGCCCTCCGGGCGACGGAGCGCGATGA